From the genome of Papaver somniferum cultivar HN1 chromosome 2, ASM357369v1, whole genome shotgun sequence, one region includes:
- the LOC113351492 gene encoding uncharacterized protein LOC113351492 yields the protein MSMKQNNHEIRTVFDVPNETNKKREELLDNVIESNSQEKEEIIQCECCEMMEECTVDYIERVKSCNCGKWVCGMCSEAVKERASRNFGSSMEEALSSHYEVYRKFNKTTRLNPKLSLATTMIDIARRSSQERYNTFTKKMKSSKMLKNAQSI from the coding sequence ATGTCTATGAAACAGAATAACCACGAGATAAGGACAGTTTTTGATGTACCAAATGAAACTAACAAAAAAAGAGAAGAGTTATTAGATAATGTAATTGAAAGTAATAGTCAAGAAAAGGAAGAAATTATACAATGTGAATGTTGTGAAATGATGGAAGAATGTACTGTTGATTATATCGAGCGTGTGAAGAGTTGTAATTGTGGTAAATGGGTTTGTGGAATGTGTTCTGAGGCCGTAAAAGAAAGAGCATCAAGAAATTTTGGATCAAGCATGGAAGAAGCTTTAAGTTCCCATTATGAAGTTTATCGTAAATTCAACAAAACTACAAGATTGAATCCGAAACTTTCTTTGGCAACAACAATGATTGATATAGCAAGGAGAAGTTCACAAGAAAGATATAATACTTTTACGAAGAAAATGAAATCATCCAAGATGTTAAAGAATGCTCAGAGTATCTAG